The DNA region CATGAGCGCTGAACTTCAGACTGTTCAGTCGTCATCcgacggcagcaacagcagcaacgaAGTGGCAGCATCAGAAAAGGAGACCGTGACAGTCACAGTGGCTGCGCCCAGTGCTACGGGAACTGGCTCGTCTGATGGCTCTTCTTCCACGTCTGCTTTCTTGATAGAGGATGTCTCCAATGGATGCAATGACCGACCAGAGTCATTTACCGGGAAGGATTACACCACCAGCTGTATGTTTTGTCATCCTTGGTCCCCATGTTATGGCTCGTGATGCTAACAAGTGTGCAGTGTACGGCAATGTTGTGTTCAGACGGTACTGCAACCAAAAGACCACCTCTGTCCCTATCTACGCAATGCACACCCCCGACTTTGAAACATGTCTGGAGGCGTGTGCAAGCTGGTCCCAGGCTTTGCCCTACGCCTTCTCGGATGTTTCTGACAAGAACAGGGTCAATGTGACGTGCTCTGCGGTCAACTTTGTGCCAAAATGGACGGACAAGAAGGAGTCGGCAAGGAAGCAGTCGAGGGGAAACTGTTACTTCAAGAGCGGCGAGCAGACCGAGGAGAAGAGCTTGAGATCCAGCATAGGTGACACTACGGTCAGCCACGCCGCCATTGTGATTAAGCAGGCTGCCAAGAAGGACTGATATTCTTCTGTTTcctttttttgggggggccTGGTTAACTCTTTGGGAGACTTTGGGTGTATATACCTTACTTCAATGTAATTTATAttccgttttttttttttgttcttttttctttttcttgtttgtttttAAGGTTGTAATTAGTTGGCGAACAGCCgagaaaataaaaacccCACCACATCATCCCATTTGACCTCTCTGTGATTCTCGCCTTGTCCCATCATGGTATCCAAAATGCTACCCTCCAGCCTTACGGGCACGTATCAGCAGTACAAACAGGACACCGAAATCTTTGCGTCATGGCTGGCCCAGACTGGAATGATGTTTAACTGTCCGGATGAGCTCCTCAAGTCCACCACCTCGCTCAGTTCATTGTTGATCATCACAAGGACAAGGCAAAGCCATCAGTCGATGTGCCCACCACCTTCAGCAAGACCATTGAGCGCGCCATCAATGTCCGCAAGGGGTTTGCCTCTTCTTGAAAGGCAGGGCTACTCTCAAAATGACGGCCGATGAAAAGCACAACTTCTTTGTCGGCGTGCTCGAGAAGGTCCGCGGTACCCTCAAGCCTCTCTTCTGACAGTCCACCTCCAAAAAGGGGCTTGACGAGACAGAGGAGGTGTCCTATCTGTTCAAGGAGCACGGCCACATGAACGGCATGCTTGAAAAGCTCGCTCTGTCCATCCATGCGCTCATGGAACAGATCGAGCCGAAGCCCAGCGTGCAGAACTTGTACCCGTTCGACATGGCACTGTACTCGGTGTTGGACACGTGCATGATGAACGCTGGCATCCTTGTGGGCGGCTGGCTCGCCATGTCTGATAAGCACGGTGACACCGCTACCATGCCCTATAATTGGGTGGTACGACAAGACTATTGCATAGGAAATTCTTTCTCAGCAGAGAAGATTCGAACAGGACCGCGCTGTGTTTCTGGAGCTGTCCCAGAATTGTACCGTCTTGGGAAGATTGGGTACAATGACCAGCGTGACAAGGCGTTCAAAACGATGCCGCCTGTCGTGGATGAGCTCAGCCGAGGCATGTATCTGATGATTGTGGATGGACTGGGGGACGTCCGCATGCCACTGTGGTGGATTCTTGCGGCGTCGTTCCATCTCGATGTTGTCAGgcttcttggtgatgagattGATCGTCCGTGGTGCGATATGGTCGCCTTTGACCACCTTATGTATCAAACCATCAAAGACCATACCGAATATCACAAGACGCCGACTCAGCTTAAGATTGCCGGATGGAACAAGGACTGCGAGAAGGCTGCGGACAGACTTCAAAGGCTGGCTACTTTTTTGGCGGGAGGgcgacaacatcatcaatGCCAggctcgccgccgccggcgtcAACGTCAAGCCAACAATCTTTCTCAAGCGTCACCCTTTGTACTGCGGCCTCTAGGTCTCCGACATGCGAAAC from Podospora pseudopauciseta strain CBS 411.78 chromosome 6, whole genome shotgun sequence includes:
- a CDS encoding hypothetical protein (EggNog:ENOG503PD42); amino-acid sequence: MANYQHQYAQPATEYSVLPEVADNSTSAPEVVTQNHTRVGGGGETAAYSPPAYEQGFKPYSETATAVAAVQPVAPEFSETASPGPNKKVTILSVLVGVLAVAAIALAATTGLMAKKANDKDAQIASMSAELQTVQSSSDGSNSSNEVAASEKETVTVTVAAPSATGTGSSDGSSSTSAFLIEDVSNGCNDRPESFTGKDYTTSLYGNVVFRRYCNQKTTSVPIYAMHTPDFETCLEACASWSQALPYAFSDVSDKNRVNVTCSAVNFVPKWTDKKESARKQSRGNCYFKSGEQTEEKSLRSSIGDTTVSHAAIVIKQAAKKD